tcatatattatcatgtgattcatatataatcatgttaatcctttcattATATAATCTGGAGGTATTGTTCAGAAAGAGGACACTTACaggtatgcacgcacacatccacagactcctttccttctctctttgtcGCTTGCACTCCctcccacatccacacaccagGAAAAGAGTGATTGAGGAGTATCATGTTCATAAAAAAACTATCAGGAGTTTCAGAACATTGAAGCTATAAactaaaataatcaaatgaGGCCTCAAAGATCCTTGACTATTAGTGGTATTAGGATATTCCTGTTCTTGTGGTTGAACAAGAAGCATTTTAGCATTTCACTTCAGTTTATGCTATATTTTAATTCTGGTGTTTGGCAGAAGTAAAATATATGATAAGAAAAATAACATGATTCACTTTCACTGATTCATCCTGGCTATTCTGATAAGGTGTAGAGGTTATCAATGCCAGACTGAGTCTGTTCAATAGATTAAATTGTTCTTACATATAATGATGTATGTATAGCAGTAATCTGATCTGAAATTTCTTTAAATATTGATTGAAGAGTGGATTTCAGGATTACATCAGAATTATAATGTTTGTTATAATGTTCATGATCTGTTAGAATGTGCTTGCTTTGAAATCAAAATGTAGACTCTGTATGTAGACATAtagacacacagccacaaatgTATGTGAATTCAGTAGCTATAATAACCTAAAGCAGTGTTCATGATGCGGATGCTAAAGTACAAGGTTCAGCCCTTTGCTGAAGTCATATTCCAAGATGTGACATATGAGACAAGAACTGAGCAAGGATCCAACCCAATCTGGAGAGAGGAGTTCATCTTTGATTTCAAGTGAGCAAATCTAAGCAAATGTGTTAACCTCTTGTACATTTCTGTATAATTAAATTGAATTCATTTAGATATGCCAAATGAATATTTCTACTTCAGATCCAAAGAGGGTGACTATAGTTGCTCAGGTTTGACTAAAATAGAGTATATCCTGACAATAAACATATTTGATGAGGTTTCATTTCACATGATGGAGGTAAGCAACTCACTGTGatctataaaatataaaatgtgtttctgttcctgtttgtgtAATGAGTGAGAGAAACCTCAGCATGTTTTGTagctttatttctgtttgtcgAGTCCTCCATCTTTTGTTCCTTCAGAGCAGTTCTTTAAAGGGATTTGCAGCACAGGCCTATTACGGGAAGCAGTGGTTAAGGTCAGTGGCCTTACCATTTCCCACCCTGTTCCAGCAGTCTACGGTATTGATCACTTACCATGACAAACACAGTGTGTTATGTGATTACCACATCAAGTGTCTAAATGTCTTCCTTAAGATAGCTGCATCTTACTGGTGTTAAGTCTTGGGTTCACCtgtattatacatataatatacatgtTGGATATTTGTTGTATAATACAATGACACATTTAGCACTACATAGGTCTCCTCTGCAGTTTCTTTACTTCTTCAGTTTAAGCCATATCTTGTTACGGCCTTAAGCCTAGACGAGGTTGTAACGCTGGTTTTACCtattgtgtatgtgcacacgcTTAGGTGAACTGCATCCTGAGAGTGGACAGCCCACCTATTTTTCTGGGTTACAGCTGAACAGAAGGGTGTGGTTTTGATGATGAAGACAATCCAACCAAAGGGCAGGACAACACTAGCTACCTTACTGTCTTCATAATTATACCCACCTGTTCATATGAAAGAAATGACTTCTTTCAATGTAACCAGTAAGCCCCCAGTAGTTTAGGACCACATTCTAATGCATTAAATTTTAGTGTGCATATTTACTATTCACTAATTTACAtcaatttataataataatttgtgttgtttatttttgttcctgAATTCCAACGATAATCAGAAGCCTCTTTGACTAGTGAGTATTATGTGTCCATTTTGTCATCTTATATTTGAAATTCcttgtgaattaaaaaaatgatgtATATATGTTTCACACTCATTATCAAAATGACCCTAGAAATCTGTAGTGCAAAGATTGGTGGCCTCGCCATAATGGTGGCTGGCTCATGGTTATACTTGTACCCAGTTCTCCACACAAGAGCAAGATGTGCTTCTGGACTATGCAAATGAATTTAAGAGCTACTGTAGGAAATCCTGTAAAGGGAAGAGAGTGGTTACCACAGTGATGAACATTGTAGAAGAGATAGTGCTGGTCAACATGAtgtacatgaaaacaaaaacatgtagtTATATTCTAACTATGCTAGGAGAGAGTGGCTAGATTTGTGTCACTGATACCAACCATACCAGCTCCCTCTGatgtgggagacagagaggagataTGGCTCACATCAGAGGTAGCATTATACATGTCATGTGCTTTTTACAAGTTATAGGCAACATGCATTTTATGCACCTGAAATCAACAAGCATATTTTTAGTCCTATACCTTTCTGCATGCTTGCACAGCAATGCTTGGAGCTGGTGATGGGGAACTTCTGTGAACTGTAGTATTGTAACCTGCTTCTGGACTTCAGCCAACTGATTTGGACAAATCCTTAACAAGTAGTGTTTAATGTAGGGTTCCTGTGCTCCCTTATCTAAGTACCTTCTCTTTCCTTGATGAGAGGTCCTCAGACCTCTCATTGACATCACcttgttatatacacacacacacacacacacacacccctgcaatttctttccttttcctaCCGCCCTAGATGGCTTTTGTGGTGACTAAGACCATATCCAGCCTCACTTGCACCATTAATGTACGCTCAGAGCCACTGGTAACATCTGGATTTACCGTTCCAGACATGACAGTCCtctacataaatattattattaaatttctGAACTAGTATTTTAACAGttatttctgtaaaatacaccaGGTGTCACCAGTACTGCTGCAGGGGGAGCTCTTTCCCAACAGCGGTTTGTTCCACCCTTAGCCtctcacattttttttaatcagcacCTTTGGGAATATTTGCATGGTGGTGCAAGAATCATCAGGATGAGTGCACACTTTTGACTTTATAGTGTGCACTAATCCCAATAATACAGCTACTCTACAATTCTATGCACGAGCCATGCTATGGTCTTCTATGGCCAGAATTCAGAAAAACGAACTATCATGCAGTATGAGCCAATGTGTGAGTAAGtgtacacacccaaacacatccagCAATTAAAGCCACTGCTCTCAACCCACCAGCGTTTTGTTAGTGAATGTTGGTTTAGCGTGGCTTCAGTAATGTAATCTGCAGTCCCCATTGGTGGGGATGCgggtggtgtggtgtgaagAGGAGTAGGGAGGCCAAAATAGTCATGGATATCTTTCTTTTTAGGGAGAGGCAGCATATGTCCTTAATGAGCATGGCAGTGGCTACAAGCTTTGAAATCCAAGACATGGGAGACACTACCAACTAGCTGATCTCTGTCCCCTGAAGACTGTGGACTGCCTTATCAATGGgccaaatgtataaaaagagTAGCAAGCTacatttgttaaattattttagaaGAAATTTTTAGCAACTTTCATACCTCATCATGGTCCTGTATATAATTTCTTCTCTTTTGAAATAGTGGTGGGGCAAAACAAAAGGATTGTAGACCTTTGAGTCACAGCTTCTTTATATTATTGACTACTAGTTCATCCAGGGTGCATCCAAAGAATTGCCTATGTTTTctatatgtattcatatatgtacatattctACATATTGTTGTTTGAAAAATAGAcagtgtacatttatttaaatgtaaatttatttcAGATTATATGCAAGGATATATGATACCAAATCTCCAGTTTTATAACAAGGATGCAGATACATCTTGGACCAGTTTCCCAGAATTAGATTAAGTTTAATCTTACATTTAAAAGAATTTCCATTGGGAATTCACTAATTGCATGGCAGTTTAATCCAAGACTAGTCTTAATTCCCATCCAGGAAATTTAGGTTCTTATAGTTTGCCTTATTAACAAGGAATCACCATTTTATTGTAACTTTATGATcctttatgattattattagtagtactAGCAGTTGAAGTAGTAGTAATCTTTTGAATTGTTTTTGTATGATTTAGGTATGGCTACACAAAGTACAGACAACATGGCTGCCAAAGACATTTGACCTAAATAACAATGAAACATGGACCTGTATGTTTTCTGAACACTTTTCCTCTCATCCAGTTCAGTGGTAGAACCAGCAGTGTAGCAAAACTGTTGCAATATTTTCTagaacatattttataaaagcTTCATCTATGCATATAACAACATTTTCCGGTTTTATATACTGAAGACCAGTGAAATAAGATATTGTCTACTTCAAGCAGAAGAAGGTAAGATGATGCATACTGACTCACCTTCAGAACATCTGAGCACTGAGTTTCAATGACAGCCACATTTGCCGAagtaaaatttttaaaaaatcagaacGGAGAGCAATACAATGAAAGAATGCCAGAAGACTTATCTTAACCATCGTCAGACTAGAGCTGAAGCTGAAGAACAGTTTGATGGATTGGAGGAGTCCCCACCCAATGTGCTGGAATTCCTGATGCTGTGCCCAGCTAGCTGACATCCTGACCAGGCTTGAACACCACTCCACTACCTCTGGCATTGAACCAAACATATACACAATGCTAGATTCCATCAAAGAGTATCAGGTGAAGGTTCTCACAATGTTTGATATGGATGAAAATTCACACAATGAGTGCTTGCTATAGGTCAATGTTGCTTGTCCAAATAGTGGAATTCAATAAGCAAAAACAATGGGGTCAGCATTTCTTCTCTAAGAGACACTAGTGTATATCACATAATTCTACAGAATATTCAACTCAGGAACAATATCAATAAATGcttttcttataatgcactatAAAGTACATACATGGTCTCATAGACATTTTCTCATCAGGTGACAGGCATGCCGAATCACATGGCGTTTGTCGATATAAACCAGGTGATCAGAGATGTTTGGAACACAAAGATCCACAGCACTGAGACTCCTGGTACACAGCTTGCTCTTGCTGTCCACGTTGAAGACTACCCTAAAGACATCCTCTCTGTGTGGGTCTTCCTGGCCACACTGGTTAGATGGCAGGAGGAAAGCATATTCCACCCACGTACTTAGCATGTGCACTAATCCTCCTCAATACACACGCTCTCATTCACACTACATTTGCCATAAAAACTTAACAAAATTGCTGGGAAAGAAATGTTACAAATCCAGAAACTGGCACACAAGTTCTATGTTCAGGggtttttacaaaataattttgttgtattttaacCTTTGCTTTTGCAGCAAATATGATACTCACTCCCTGGAGGTAGTCACATTAAAAAGTCACATGACCAATAATTCTAGCTAGTGCAGTGAAAATCCTGGCAAATCGAGGCAAAGGGCCTTGGGTTTGTTGAATAAATTTACTTacaagtttaaaaataacaaaaataaattgtggATTCTCAACAGAACGCTCCTCAAATGCTAAACCCACAAGCCTTTTGTAATCTcagttaaatgttatttaaaccACTGATTCTCAATGTGGGAGACTGAGTTAGTAAGGCAAAATtatatctttgtttttaaagttatttgaaGTCTAATTCCATGTAATATTAACTGCTTGTATTAATTCATACTCAAAATTAAGCTGTTCTATGTATACCGCCTTGTAATTTTCATAATTCATTTGACATCGAAAATAAAGTTATATACCACTAGTTAAGAGTACTGTCATTTCCAATAGGTGGTGCATTGTAAGACTCTGACAGGGAAAAATGTGGTACAACAATGGTACAActtaaatgttgcattttatttaaaaatgctcaGTCCAAAGTGCATTTGTAAAGCTAATAATCTACAATCAATACTCCTGAGGTAGCTCGGCTGAAATTAACACTGGCAAGCCTGCTGGTGTTGATAAAAATCACAGCATaattttctatttgtttctttctcccttGGCTATTTCACTGGCAAACATACTCAAAAATAATACTGTgctcagaaagaaaagaaaaaaaacgaaaGGAGAAAAACTCCACAAAGATACAGATGTTGAAACAGGCATGTCCTACAGTATTGCACATCTTTTTCCCTTTGCACCTCGCAGTTGTTTTAGTATTAAACACCTTTTATGTTTTACCTTTTTAAGTTCTCTTTGTACATTAAAAAGTCATTCAGCAGCTCAAGTTTTTTGATAACACACCTCatggtgtttcatagtgtggtGTATTCCCATGAACACACAGTCCCCTTTGGAGTGAAACTCTCATTTGCATCCACCTGTTATGATCACCGGTCGAAACACGCTGCTGCGCATGGGTAGACCGAGGTCAGCTGGAAGGACCTGTTCGGCATATTCATCTTAGCCTCCAGTGGTACAGATAAGGTCTGAGGCTGTGTAGCACTACCAGAGGTCTGCAATGAAGCAGCGTGGGACAGGTAGGTCCCTGGACCTTGGCCTGAGACCCTCACAGGTTGGCAACTCTGCTGGGTGTACTGTAAAGTAGGTCTGTGGACGTGCTGGGCTATGGTGACACTCGGGCATTGAGCAGGATACGAGGCCTGGCCTGGCTGCAGACTGGGTTGCTGCACGTGGCGCTCCTGCTTGCTGGCTTCCTTTACATCACTATCATGTGCACTGCAAGGGTAAATTTAAGGTTTACAGTCAGCAGTCAAGACCAATTCAGCATGTAcataaatattcaaaacatgaTTGATTACTCAGGTGCCAGCTGCAATAATATGGGGTACCTCATTGCTTTATTGATTCAATTTTAGAATGTACAATAGTTCTCTCTAGGCAACAGGATGCCCTGTGAAAAAAAGCATGGCAGACAGCCACTCACATGAGTAATCTCTCCACTCCAGGCAGCAACTGCTCCCAGGTGTAGCCAGTCAGATGCTGCAGACGAGGGGGCCAAGTTGGAGACAGGCGCAGGATCACCCGCGATGAGGCCACACAGGCAGCAGCTACAAGTGATGGGGCGAATCTCAGGAAGGCATGatctggggggggggatatgCAACTTCAGACCGAACTGGACAAAGCTGTCAGtgaattcagttttgtttttttctttgttagtAGGCACAGTCAATAACTAATCCTGAGTTTACTGGTCATTAGTTATCTGCTTGTGAAGAGCAGATATAATTCTATGCCACAGTGGCATGTAATTGTGCTCTATTCAAAACTATTTTGACTTTAAatcaaaagaaaaggaaaagataaACAGATACCTTACCTTGCAAAGAAACCTCCAGAAAGTAATCTGCATATTTGGTCATATATAGTACAGACTTCTCCAAGCACACCATTGGCCAGCCATCATGAAGGTCAGTCTCACTGACGGCAATTGACAGGTAGTACTCTATGAAGTGGGCAGCAGTGGGTAAGTAGAGGTTCCAGTGGAAGGTCTCTAGCAGTAGCAGCTCCATGTGCAAGAGACCCTGCTTGGTCAGCTCCAGGTTCATGGAACTCATACAACCAAGGCTGTTAAGTGTCTCAAGCTTAGGCACCCTGTCCTCTCGGTCCTCAAATTTACCTGGAATAAAATGGTTTAGAAAAATGACTCCAATGTAAAAATTACCTGAAACATTGAACGCCCTCGCAAATTCAAGTTGGATATACAAAGCTGGCAGAAATGTTAAAAGCTATAAAGCCACATAAACAGAAAGGTCACATGGGAGTGGAGAGAAAGTTGCTGAATGGAAACCAGCTGAGCAACTTACTGGCCAAAAGCAGACAGGAAAGAGCAACCATGTGTAGCTGATGCACAGAGATGTCATAGCGATCCATGAAGAGGTCCAGCAGGTACACAGCCAAGTGTCTGGCTGCTGGACACAGCCTGAAGCGGTTGCTCACTATTGCTATGAGATCTGCAAAGTAACGCCTAAGGCTGAGCTGTGGGGACTGACCTTTATAGACAGGCAGCATCAATTCCTAGTGAAAAATAAAGATTCATGTTTACTATTAGATTCAGTTATGACAAGCTGGGTGACATTATGTGAATCTGAGTATATCGAAGTAGATTCAACTACAGCACCTTGGTCATTCAAAACCCTGCGCATACATGTAATTCGGTAGCATTCATCGAAACTAGAATAGCTAAAGTGTAAACATGAAGATGAATATACAAACTTTGCAACGCAGAGCATGATAAATGTCTCCGGCAAGTTGGCCTTTCCACCACTGACCCTGCAGCTCCATTGGCTGGAAAGTCGCCGGGTGCCTTGCAAAAGGATTTTGTTAACAGCGTAGTTTGTGCAGGACAACTCGATTGCAAAGACAAAGTGGAGCGATCTGAGCGTTTAACTATGCTCCAATACAAACTACTACAAACGTATAAATGCCAACTTGCCTAATTGCAAAGGTCACTCCCATCCGAACCTCATTCTTTGTTTTCATGAGGTCGTCTGTGAGCTATGGTGATTATTGCCCATTGGTTGGCGCTGCGTCCAATAGTTTTCTCAATCAAAAACTGCTAATTTAGACTAACTTAACGAGTCTTAAACACCAGCCTTGGACAACATCCGAGCGAAAATAATAGGGGAGGGTGAGGACCTTGAGCAGCTCACTTTAGATTTAGGCTACAGTATTACGTTGCCAATTCGAAAAGTTACTAGGTAGTTCGGCAGCCAGCTAACAATGTGTCAGTTacttaaagaaaataaatcaggCAAAGACTTGCTCGTTAACCTGATGCAGGCCTACGAGGTTTAGTCCTGACCGAGgaccatttaaaacaaatacagtttATCATAAGAGAACATTGCTGAGATCTCTAGCTAAGAGTAGAATGGGCTACTTACCTCCACACAGTGAAACCTTCATACAGACCACAGATATCGAATCGATGGGTCGTGAGCAAATTATTTTTCCACAAAAATGAACCACCGTTTAGTAACAAATGCGATGTTTGTTTTGCGGCAAAACATCTGAGTAAGCCAATAAACATCACATATTAACTTTGGACAACTTCTACCAATTGAATGACTCCTTACAATCGACAAAATCCAGTGGCTAGCCAATCAGGATGAAGTTTGCACTGACGTCACTGGATCCTCACGCGTGTCTTCAGAGCACCGAGGATCTAGGCTACTCACGGAGGATCTAGACTACTCACCGAGGATTTAGGCTATTCTGCATTACTCATAAGGACGTTTCCGTTGGGGATAAAAAGCTTGTCTACTGAAATACCTctgccatttaaaaaatgttgttttatttaaatagcaaaCACTGTTCttagatataataataatactgtaatCTAAAGGTTTCAATTAGCTAAATTCTGTTTAAGTAGGTCATTCTACGGAATTTAATAAGTATGTTTTGCAGGTAATGAAACTGCTGCAGCAAGGAGTTCACCTTTATTTTGAGGTTGCCTTCCAGTTAAAGTCATTTAATTTCTTTGGGGACTTTCTCAATCAACTGTTCCCCTTTCGTGGTGGGGTGAAGGCACCATACAAGCCTGTTAGTATTGTCAATGAATTCCTAAAGCCAGCAAGAGGCGTGAGAGTTGTTCAGCATCCTTCactaaaacactgcattcactATGCTGCTTGCTGCAACAGTTCCATTATCTGCAAGATATGTAACTTTTTAAACTTATTCCTAAGAAAAGTATCTACTAATGTCATCACGTTACATATTCATATAGtcatacattttgaaatgtatttatttatgtaaatgtatgtaattgGATAATGGCCCATGAGCCCATTAAATCTCTGAACTTAAATGGTGAATCTAAAATGAGCCAgttaagtttttgtttttaccatttcagtgtttaaaaaaaaaaaccccaaaaaaaacccagaacaaCAGACTGGCTGGTCAGTGACTCCATGCAGTTTATTTTGatcctttaatgttttataaatgcagTTCAATACAATGCATACcattacacactacacctaTCAAAGTtctatgtttgtatatttttcattaacTACAGCAGAGCAAAATAGCTTGACAAACAGAACCTCCATTACACGCTCCCAAACACGAAACGATCAAAAGTTGGCGTTACAGAAAAGCTCCATCTTTCCACTCTCAGGCAAACCTCTATATCAAGCAGGCCTAACCTATATGTTGTtaaaaaaggacatttaaaaatgtagacTGCCGTACCATGTGCGTTTTATTactatttgaaaataaatggagTCATTGTATTGCTTTGTTTGATACCAGCAGCTGTTCTCCACGGTAGCTGGAGGACGTCCAGAGTTAATAGGACTGTTATAAACTGTTGGTAGGGTTGTCAAAGAGGAAGCACGTGTTGTCCACATTCGAGGCACCTTTCTTATGCAGAGCTGCGGCGTCGCTCAGCTTGCGAGTATAAAGACCCATGCAAGACCAATCAAGCAAGCTGTCCGACGGACCATGCCGCTCCTATGAACTGGACAGACGGTCGTGCGGTGTGTGGCTGCGCGTTTAAGGCGTTGGGCTTGTCCCCGGAGTGTCATGGCCGCCGCCCGCTGCTGACTGACTGGCTTGGGCCGTGAGGACGCGACGTTCACGCCCGCGTAAGTCCGTTAGAAACACACGATTTCCGCTTGTATTCCGTGCGCACATGTCCTTGAAGTGGTTTAGCGGAAAAAAACGGCTGTTGTATGCGTGTAGATATTTCAGTGGGGCTGTGTTTgggtttaatttttattttaatttttttttttttaaagttgccGTGAGAGACCCGAGCGAGAAAGGAGGTCCGAGTTGGGGTATGAGCAGCTGAACTGGGCGGTCAACATATAGGCTGGCTTTACACCAGACATCGAAGAGCCTTAAATTAGCCGACCACGCTGAAATACCAAGCTGAACTCGCTTTCTCGGGCAATCTAACCATAGACTTTTCTCTCAGAAGTTTAACTAGCACTGTAAGTGCCCCACTGTTTGACGCCTGCAGCAGGCTAAGTTTTTACTTTTGCTACTATACTAGCCACAGGTGCAAACAAAAGGTTTGTGTTCGtcagctaacattagctaagaGTGCATATCTCGAAATGAATCCCGTTGTTTACGAATCTTTACCACCTAAAGATGTAAACCGATAGATAAAAGAAACAAGATCCGTTTAATGTTTTAAGTTTGGACGCGAAACGCCTAGTTAGCAAAGTACCCGGGAGACAAACGACCTAAcccagctaacgctagctagctagttaagcTCTTGACAGTTCACAGGATTATTTAGTGGACCTGCTGTCGGTTCGCATCATATATTAAACTGAACTCGAATCTAGACTATATCTGACATCACACTCTATCTggatgttacattttttttgctaGTTAAGTGTTCATTCGATATATATAACGTTTGCTTTGTAATAAAGATGTTGTAGCCAATTGTGATTTAATTTCAGCCACACTAGTTAATGGGGTTAGCACAGATAGATTGTCCTGTTGGCCCGCGTTGGGTATTTCTGGATAAAAATCTCACAGGTTGGTTTGGCACAGTAATGTGCCAATCAGTTGTTTAATGTTGGTTCCAGGATCAAAACAAAATGGCCAATTTATTAGAATGTGAATATTAGTAAATGTTTCATGCGTGCAACCCAGCAAGTAATAACATGATGGTAATTATCCTAAAGCAAGGTTAGATTTTCATAATCACTTTATATCACTTTGTACAACAATGTTACCTCAGCAGGAGGTTTCAAACAAGCTAGATGCCCTAACAATGTGTAAATGAGCATTTGCATCATTATGTTACTGAAAACAGTAAAGCCAGCAGTGACAGGTACACTTCAGAGTTTTGGAAACGCATGCATGTATTAATTTCTGGAGCTTTCTGACACAGTGCCTGCGGCATGGTTCTGTCTGACTTCCCAGTCCTTTTGCCCAGGTGGAAACATAAGTCTTTGTTTATATGTCATGATGAAGGAAAAAATGACATTACATGAATCaaatatattgaatatttgaCCAGACTTAACTGTAATTGATGTCATTTTTTTCATGACaccacacacaataaaacatgtttgtcttAAATAGTCACAATAATTGTTGCATTTAAATGAACCAAGAagatgtttgtatgttttgaaCATTGTAGGGGTCGATGAATTGAACATGGAAGTGGACCACACCAACAAAAGCAGCCATCATGGGGATAGTGACCAGGCTGGTGATAATGAAAGAGGCAACTGGCATAGACGGCTAAGACTCAGGAAGTCCTCAGCATCTTCTGTCACTGTGAAAAGGACAATTGATGAGGAGAAGGTGGACATAGCGTTATCCAAAAAGCCAACCAAAAATGCACCCCAAAATAACCATGTTGTGGACAGTTGTAGCAGAGAGCTCACATTTACTTGCTCCGAGTGCAACCACAGCACAGTTTTTAGTTCCAGTGATTTGCTAAACCACTTCAGGATCTTTCATGAAGGAAAGCCACCATTGTTTCCTTGCGACATGTGCAGCTTTACCACCGCTGAGTTAAATACCCTCCAACAGCATCGCACGAAACACAGCAACTCTAAGCTCACATGTGAGGTTTGCAATGACGATACATTACAGACTGAATGCCAACTTACAAAACATTGTAAAACTCAGCATAACCTAAATGGTCAGTACCACTGTGAAAAGTGCAAGTTTTCCACAACggagtttaaaatgtttatgaatcACCCTTGTCCACACAGCACTCTGC
This region of Electrophorus electricus isolate fEleEle1 chromosome 11, fEleEle1.pri, whole genome shotgun sequence genomic DNA includes:
- the ccnj gene encoding cyclin-J isoform X1, producing MFIGLLRCFAAKQTSHLLLNGGSFLWKNNLLTTHRFDICGLYEGFTVWRHPATFQPMELQGQWWKGQLAGDIYHALRCKELMLPVYKGQSPQLSLRRYFADLIAIVSNRFRLCPAARHLAVYLLDLFMDRYDISVHQLHMVALSCLLLASKFEDREDRVPKLETLNSLGCMSSMNLELTKQGLLHMELLLLETFHWNLYLPTAAHFIEYYLSIAVSETDLHDGWPMVCLEKSVLYMTKYADYFLEVSLQDHAFLRFAPSLVAAACVASSRVILRLSPTWPPRLQHLTGYTWEQLLPGVERLLIAHDSDVKEASKQERHVQQPSLQPGQASYPAQCPSVTIAQHVHRPTLQYTQQSCQPVRVSGQGPGTYLSHAASLQTSGSATQPQTLSVPLEAKMNMPNRSFQLTSVYPCAAACFDR
- the ccnj gene encoding cyclin-J isoform X2, whose protein sequence is MELQGQWWKGQLAGDIYHALRCKELMLPVYKGQSPQLSLRRYFADLIAIVSNRFRLCPAARHLAVYLLDLFMDRYDISVHQLHMVALSCLLLASKFEDREDRVPKLETLNSLGCMSSMNLELTKQGLLHMELLLLETFHWNLYLPTAAHFIEYYLSIAVSETDLHDGWPMVCLEKSVLYMTKYADYFLEVSLQDHAFLRFAPSLVAAACVASSRVILRLSPTWPPRLQHLTGYTWEQLLPGVERLLIAHDSDVKEASKQERHVQQPSLQPGQASYPAQCPSVTIAQHVHRPTLQYTQQSCQPVRVSGQGPGTYLSHAASLQTSGSATQPQTLSVPLEAKMNMPNRSFQLTSVYPCAAACFDR